From Gimesia panareensis, the proteins below share one genomic window:
- a CDS encoding ThuA domain-containing protein, with translation MNDAQAADKKPHVVFVTGDDEYRSEESMPMLAKILKRDYGFDVSICYSLDEDGTINPGNQKSITGLEALDDADLMVLFTRFRDLPPEQFQHFLKYVQSGKPIVGFRTATHAFLFRDPQSPYKAWNDQKIAALVGQKWITHHGHFGDGHEYLTEVTINADMKGHPILQGVKPYKAYSWLYHVDGGSDGHKLAGDSKPLLTGRSLKSGHEQKGNLDKYPLTNPVAWTKTYKGKDGTEGRVFFTTTAHPFDFKDPNVRKLALNGILWALGMEDQIPSQGAKTDTVDEYDPNNSGTGPKKFKAGRKPEKI, from the coding sequence GTGAACGATGCTCAGGCAGCAGACAAGAAGCCGCATGTGGTGTTTGTGACGGGTGATGATGAATACCGGTCTGAAGAATCGATGCCGATGCTGGCAAAAATTCTGAAGCGGGATTACGGATTTGATGTGAGCATCTGCTATTCGCTGGACGAGGACGGCACGATTAATCCGGGGAATCAGAAATCGATCACCGGCCTGGAAGCACTCGATGATGCCGACCTGATGGTGCTGTTTACCCGGTTTCGTGATCTACCCCCGGAGCAGTTCCAGCATTTCCTGAAGTACGTCCAGTCAGGGAAACCGATTGTCGGGTTCCGTACGGCAACTCATGCTTTCCTGTTTCGCGATCCCCAGAGCCCCTATAAAGCCTGGAACGATCAGAAAATCGCCGCACTGGTGGGTCAGAAGTGGATCACGCACCATGGACATTTCGGCGATGGGCACGAATACCTGACCGAAGTTACCATCAATGCAGACATGAAAGGCCATCCGATTCTGCAGGGAGTGAAACCCTATAAAGCTTACTCATGGCTGTATCATGTCGACGGTGGCAGCGACGGACACAAACTGGCGGGTGACAGCAAGCCCCTGTTGACCGGCCGTTCGCTCAAATCCGGTCACGAGCAAAAGGGGAATCTCGACAAGTACCCACTGACGAACCCGGTCGCCTGGACCAAGACTTACAAGGGAAAAGATGGAACTGAAGGACGCGTCTTCTTCACCACGACCGCCCATCCATTTGACTTCAAAGATCCCAATGTTCGTAAGCTGGCCTTGAACGGAATATTGTGGGCGCTGGGAATGGAAGACCAGATTCCGTCCCAGGGAGCAAAGACGGATACCGTCGATGAATATGATCCGAACAATTCGGGTACGGGACCCAAAAAATTCAAAGCAGGTCGCAAGCCGGAAAAGATCTGA
- a CDS encoding TrkH family potassium uptake protein, whose amino-acid sequence MNWLLLCRLLGLVGMLVGASMVFSLPWAFPVFGEAVEFETAGFWGICGSIACSLVSGSLLYLIGRNEYGTILRKEALAVVGLSWIYSGVLGCLPFLFSGSMVSPGVPMTIPDALFESISGFTTTGASVLRELEDPALIPRSVLFWRSFTHCLGGMGIIVLFVAILSHLGAGGKALMRREVPGPTSEAVRPRVRESAIVMWTIYVAFTLILALILWLEGMSVFDAFCHSFGSMATGGFSTHNASVGYFNSALIEFTIAAFMVAAGTNFSLYFMSLKHIRSHDNSLKDIISPLRNDIEFRTYLLILSGATIFLTYNLLHNQIYSTLPEALRYAGFQAVSIMTTTGFGTGDFDTWNESSKMLLLLMMFVGGCAGSTAGGIKVIRVVLFAKIIWLEIEKSFRPNVVRPLRIGTTNIEQSIRNDVTVYFSLVLVIFIFSSLLLTAIEPNTEWKDKEPEKLIDCTSAVVATLNNIGPGVGELGPTENYADFTLTGKVILTVLMLLGRLELFAILVLFVPSFWKNY is encoded by the coding sequence ATGAATTGGTTGCTTCTTTGCCGATTACTGGGCCTGGTTGGCATGCTGGTCGGTGCGTCAATGGTATTCAGTCTCCCCTGGGCTTTCCCCGTCTTTGGAGAGGCAGTCGAATTTGAAACAGCGGGTTTCTGGGGCATCTGTGGCTCGATCGCCTGCAGTCTGGTGTCTGGTTCCCTCCTCTATCTGATCGGCCGGAATGAGTATGGTACGATTCTGCGCAAAGAGGCGCTGGCTGTCGTCGGTTTGAGCTGGATTTATTCGGGGGTCCTGGGCTGCCTCCCCTTTCTCTTCTCCGGTTCCATGGTCTCGCCCGGCGTGCCAATGACCATTCCCGATGCCTTATTCGAATCGATCTCCGGTTTCACCACCACGGGAGCCTCCGTACTCAGGGAGCTGGAAGACCCGGCATTAATCCCCCGCTCCGTCCTGTTCTGGCGGAGCTTTACCCACTGCCTGGGTGGCATGGGAATCATCGTGCTGTTCGTCGCGATTCTCAGTCATCTGGGAGCGGGCGGCAAAGCGCTGATGCGACGTGAAGTTCCCGGCCCGACCAGCGAAGCAGTACGCCCTCGTGTGCGAGAATCTGCGATTGTCATGTGGACGATCTATGTCGCGTTCACGCTCATTCTGGCGCTGATACTCTGGCTGGAAGGCATGAGTGTCTTCGATGCCTTCTGCCACAGCTTTGGATCGATGGCTACCGGAGGTTTCAGTACGCACAATGCCAGCGTCGGCTATTTCAATAGCGCATTGATTGAATTTACGATCGCCGCCTTCATGGTCGCCGCCGGGACCAACTTCTCCCTCTACTTCATGTCGTTAAAACATATCCGGTCGCATGACAATTCCTTGAAAGATATCATCTCCCCACTCCGCAATGACATTGAATTCCGCACCTATCTGCTGATTCTGAGCGGGGCAACTATTTTTCTGACTTATAACCTGCTCCATAATCAGATCTACTCCACGCTGCCGGAAGCGCTGCGCTACGCCGGATTCCAGGCTGTCTCCATCATGACCACCACCGGCTTCGGTACGGGAGATTTTGATACCTGGAATGAATCCTCCAAAATGCTGCTGCTGTTGATGATGTTTGTGGGAGGCTGTGCCGGTTCGACAGCCGGGGGAATCAAAGTCATCCGCGTGGTCCTCTTTGCCAAGATCATCTGGCTGGAAATCGAAAAGTCGTTCCGCCCCAATGTAGTCCGCCCCCTGCGGATCGGCACCACGAATATCGAGCAGAGCATCCGCAATGATGTCACCGTCTATTTCAGCCTGGTGCTCGTGATTTTCATTTTCAGCAGTCTGTTACTGACCGCTATCGAGCCCAATACTGAGTGGAAGGATAAGGAACCAGAAAAGCTGATTGACTGCACCAGCGCCGTCGTTGCCACCCTGAATAATATCGGCCCGGGGGTCGGCGAACTGGGCCCCACCGAAAACTATGCCGATTTCACTCTCACCGGCAAAGTGATCCTGACGGTCCTGATGCTGCTGGGACGACTGGAACTGTTCGCGATTCTGGTGCTGTTCGTCCCATCCTTCTGGAAAAATTACTGA
- a CDS encoding FG-GAP repeat domain-containing protein: MLAQYLLRTSCYLCLFCLTLSASPASRAAELEQLTYHHPQLEVDLGVGLWAWPLPMDYDGDGDLDLLVSCPDKPSNGTYFFENKSNGKDPMPVFEPGVRLGKGYHNTCLSYVNGTPRVLVAGKEVLDFKQNGFDQLTPLPVNRDVHGSKVRANQWYYVDYDGDGDQDLVVGVGDWSDYGWDDAYNQLGKWTNGPLRGYVYVLTNNGTDAKPEYAKPARIKVGENDLEVFGWPSPNFADFDQDGDLDLICGEFLDQLTYFENTGSRTQPRYALGRRLASNGHPIQMDLQMIVPKAIDWDQDGDIDLIVGDEDGRVAFIENTGELIGGVPQFLPPRYFRQKAAGVKFGALATPYAYDWDGDGDEDLICGNTAGYIGLIENLAGHPSSPRLAAPRYLEAEGQPIRIQAGPNGSIQGPCEAKWGYTTLTVADWNQDCLPDLLVNSIWGEVLWFQNIGTRTEPRLSRAKHIEVKWQGQTPKPAWNWWDPRGKQLVTQWRTTPVAVDYNQDGLMDLVMLDHEGYIAFFERICDQGKLKLLPGQRIFVDESLKPIQLNKSRAGGSGRYKLHVVDWDGDGQLDLLVNSTNADFFRNMKTVDGKVVLKNQGPLSKRRLAGHTSSPCTVDWDRDGFRDLLVGAEDGYLYWMKNPNSTGTSRCVPCRYLP; encoded by the coding sequence ATGCTCGCTCAATACCTGCTCCGTACGTCCTGTTATCTCTGTCTGTTCTGTTTGACCTTATCTGCCTCCCCTGCCAGCAGGGCTGCCGAACTCGAACAGCTGACTTACCATCATCCGCAGCTGGAGGTGGATCTGGGAGTCGGATTGTGGGCTTGGCCGCTGCCGATGGATTATGACGGAGACGGGGATCTGGATCTGCTCGTTTCCTGCCCAGATAAACCCTCGAACGGAACCTATTTTTTCGAAAATAAATCGAATGGTAAAGATCCCATGCCGGTCTTTGAACCCGGTGTGCGGCTGGGGAAAGGCTACCATAATACGTGTCTTTCCTATGTGAATGGGACTCCACGGGTGCTGGTTGCCGGGAAGGAAGTCCTTGATTTTAAACAGAATGGTTTTGATCAACTGACCCCGTTGCCCGTCAATCGGGATGTGCACGGCAGCAAAGTCAGGGCCAACCAGTGGTATTACGTGGATTATGATGGAGACGGGGATCAGGATCTGGTCGTCGGTGTCGGGGACTGGAGCGATTATGGCTGGGACGATGCTTATAATCAGCTCGGAAAATGGACCAACGGACCGCTGCGAGGGTATGTCTATGTCCTGACTAATAATGGCACTGATGCCAAACCGGAGTATGCGAAACCGGCTCGCATTAAAGTGGGCGAGAACGATCTGGAAGTCTTTGGCTGGCCTTCGCCGAACTTTGCCGACTTTGATCAGGACGGTGACCTGGATCTGATCTGTGGCGAATTCCTGGATCAACTGACCTACTTTGAAAATACTGGCTCGCGTACACAGCCGCGCTATGCACTGGGCCGCCGGTTGGCCAGCAACGGTCATCCGATTCAGATGGATCTGCAGATGATCGTTCCCAAGGCGATTGACTGGGATCAGGACGGAGATATCGATCTGATTGTCGGCGATGAAGACGGACGCGTGGCTTTCATCGAAAATACCGGTGAACTGATTGGCGGGGTTCCTCAATTTCTGCCGCCCCGCTATTTCCGACAGAAAGCAGCCGGCGTCAAGTTTGGTGCCCTGGCGACTCCATATGCTTACGACTGGGACGGCGACGGCGACGAAGATCTGATCTGCGGAAATACAGCCGGTTACATTGGACTGATTGAAAATCTGGCTGGCCATCCCAGCTCACCCCGACTGGCTGCTCCCCGTTATCTGGAAGCAGAAGGGCAACCGATTCGTATTCAAGCCGGTCCTAATGGTTCCATTCAGGGACCCTGCGAAGCGAAATGGGGGTACACGACTCTGACTGTCGCTGACTGGAATCAGGACTGTCTGCCTGACCTGCTGGTCAACTCCATCTGGGGCGAAGTGCTCTGGTTCCAGAATATTGGAACACGGACTGAGCCGCGCCTGTCACGTGCGAAACACATCGAGGTAAAATGGCAGGGCCAAACTCCCAAGCCAGCCTGGAACTGGTGGGACCCTCGAGGCAAGCAGCTGGTAACACAATGGCGGACGACACCGGTTGCAGTAGATTATAATCAGGATGGCCTCATGGATCTGGTGATGCTGGATCACGAAGGATACATTGCGTTTTTTGAAAGAATTTGTGATCAGGGTAAGCTTAAACTGTTACCCGGACAGAGGATTTTTGTCGATGAATCACTCAAGCCGATTCAGTTGAATAAAAGTCGGGCTGGAGGCAGCGGACGCTACAAACTGCACGTGGTCGACTGGGACGGTGATGGTCAACTGGACCTGCTGGTCAACAGCACGAACGCCGATTTCTTTCGCAACATGAAGACCGTGGATGGTAAAGTTGTTCTGAAAAATCAGGGGCCCCTCAGCAAACGCAGGCTGGCCGGTCATACCAGCAGTCCCTGTACGGTTGACTGGGATCGGGACGGATTCCGTGACTTGCTTGTCGGGGCAGAAGATGGCTACCTGTATTGGATGAAAAATCCTAATTCTACCGGAACCTCTCGTTGTGTTCCCTGCAGATATCTTCCATAG
- a CDS encoding DUF1802 family protein produces the protein MLHQNQTAFKDWGAVCAALAQGRQSLIVRKGGIHEGCEGFRVEHREFWLFPTRFHQGADQLQPEQVDLLQEPYAQEPAENKIRLGLYAVVEEVYELKEELQLAGLSKLQVLNGETLAQRFAYKRPGLYVLLVRTYQLPQPLEIENETHYGGCRSWVELTQAYRTEGLTPVLSDEQFQQQKRDLAERLH, from the coding sequence ATGCTTCACCAGAATCAGACAGCATTCAAAGACTGGGGGGCAGTCTGTGCTGCTTTAGCGCAGGGACGCCAGTCGCTGATTGTCCGCAAGGGAGGTATCCATGAAGGATGTGAGGGATTCCGCGTGGAGCATCGCGAATTCTGGCTCTTTCCTACCCGCTTTCATCAGGGAGCGGATCAACTACAGCCCGAGCAGGTCGACCTGTTGCAGGAACCGTATGCACAGGAGCCCGCTGAGAACAAAATCAGACTGGGCCTGTATGCTGTTGTGGAAGAGGTTTATGAACTGAAAGAGGAACTGCAGCTGGCAGGCCTGAGTAAACTGCAGGTCCTTAACGGGGAAACGCTGGCCCAGCGATTTGCGTATAAACGTCCGGGGTTGTATGTGCTGCTGGTGCGGACTTACCAGTTGCCTCAACCGCTTGAGATTGAGAATGAGACCCATTACGGCGGTTGTCGTTCCTGGGTGGAACTTACTCAGGCTTATCGCACGGAGGGTTTGACGCCGGTACTCTCCGACGAACAGTTTCAACAGCAGAAGCGGGATCTGGCAGAGCGGTTGCACTGA
- a CDS encoding nucleotide sugar dehydrogenase codes for MAHQLEQAIKDKSAIIGIIGLGYVGLPLIDAFVNTGFKTMGFDVDQNKVDQLQAGKSYIKHIPSETVAGWLEKKQFEATADSSRMKEADALLICVPTPLTTSRDPDLTYVENTAKVIAETLRPGQLVVLESTTYPTTTRDVLLPILDNAGLKVGEDYYLAYSPEREDPGNPDFSAAGIPKVVGGMEENSLRIASELYSHAVVNVIQVSSPEVAEACKILENTYRAVNIAMVNELKTLFDRMDIDVWEVIDAAKTKPFGFQAFYPGPGLGGHCIPIDPFYLSWLARKEGQTTRFIELAGEVNTRMPRYVIDRLAEFLNEKGKPLKGSKICMLGVAYKKDVDDPRESPSFHLLDLLMERGVDFTYNDPHIPKLPKMRHHEVPAMESQEITPEFLASQDCVLIATDHSAYDYDFIVKHSKMVLDTRNATKNVTEGREKIYKA; via the coding sequence ATGGCACATCAGCTTGAGCAGGCGATCAAGGACAAATCCGCAATTATTGGTATCATCGGATTAGGCTACGTGGGCCTTCCGCTGATTGACGCTTTTGTGAACACTGGTTTTAAAACCATGGGCTTTGACGTTGATCAGAACAAGGTCGATCAACTGCAGGCCGGCAAAAGTTATATTAAACACATTCCCTCCGAAACCGTTGCCGGCTGGCTCGAAAAAAAGCAGTTTGAAGCAACCGCAGACTCCTCCCGGATGAAAGAAGCAGATGCGCTGCTGATCTGTGTGCCGACGCCGCTGACTACCAGTCGCGACCCGGACCTGACCTATGTGGAAAACACGGCAAAGGTCATTGCAGAAACGCTGCGACCCGGACAGCTGGTGGTCCTGGAAAGTACGACTTACCCCACAACGACGCGGGATGTACTGCTCCCGATTCTGGATAACGCGGGTTTGAAAGTGGGCGAAGACTATTACCTCGCTTACAGCCCCGAACGTGAAGATCCGGGCAACCCGGATTTCTCCGCAGCCGGTATTCCCAAGGTAGTGGGCGGAATGGAAGAGAATAGCCTGCGGATTGCCTCAGAGCTCTACTCCCACGCCGTGGTAAATGTGATCCAGGTCTCTTCTCCTGAAGTCGCCGAGGCCTGCAAGATTCTGGAAAACACATACCGTGCCGTCAACATCGCGATGGTCAACGAACTCAAAACCCTGTTCGACCGCATGGACATCGATGTCTGGGAAGTCATCGATGCCGCCAAGACCAAGCCCTTTGGATTCCAGGCCTTTTACCCTGGCCCCGGGCTGGGGGGGCACTGTATTCCCATCGATCCGTTTTACCTGAGCTGGCTGGCACGCAAGGAAGGACAGACCACCCGCTTCATCGAACTGGCTGGTGAAGTCAACACCCGCATGCCCCGCTACGTGATTGATCGGCTGGCAGAATTTCTGAATGAAAAAGGAAAGCCGCTCAAAGGGAGTAAGATCTGTATGCTGGGCGTCGCCTATAAGAAAGATGTCGACGATCCGCGCGAAAGTCCTTCGTTCCACCTGCTCGATCTGCTGATGGAACGGGGAGTGGACTTTACCTACAACGATCCCCACATTCCGAAACTCCCCAAGATGCGGCACCATGAAGTGCCCGCGATGGAAAGTCAGGAAATCACTCCGGAATTCCTGGCGTCACAGGACTGCGTGCTGATCGCCACCGATCACAGTGCGTACGACTACGATTTCATCGTAAAGCACAGCAAAATGGTGCTGGATACACGCAACGCCACGAAGAATGTGACTGAAGGCCGCGAAAAAATCTACAAGGCCTGA
- a CDS encoding M3 family metallopeptidase translates to MDQQQPLSDNPLLVLEGLPRFDQIEPRHIKPAVKALLEQSEAGLRKIEKDAQPTWEGLMQPLEELDYPWERSWGSVGHLLGVRNTPELREAYESVLPEIIAFSLSVKQSKPIYEAMKAIRNNGSWDQLNDAQKRIIEKRILSAELAGIGLSGAELTRFNEIATELSQLSTKFSNNVLDATKAYTLLITDSNDVDGFPDSLKQLAAQSYNSWDDKDADTEATPDAGPWRITLDFPCFGPFMQHCRNRTLREQVYRAFITRASEGEHDNTPLIPQILKLRQEKAKLLGYANYAEVSLAEKMAPSVEAVLEMEEQLRSSSWDNGQQDLTDLQEYAKEQGETEPIIQWDFAFWSERLREKRFNYTDEQLRPYFSLEKVLDGLFDLVHRIFGITVTPAAEDVPVWNKDVRFFHIADEAGKTIAGFYLDPYARPADKRGGAWMDDCLGRKLVHGEVQLPVAHLVCNSTPPVGDKPSLMTFREVETLFHEFGHGLQHMLTTIDEADAAGINGVEWDAVELASQFMENWCYHKPTLLGMAKHYETGETLPDELFEKIKAARNFQAGTLMLRQIQFGVVDLKLHSEFDPAGAESVFDVQREVSQTTSVLPMLPEDRFLCSFQHIFAGGYAAGYFSYKWAEVLSADAFSAFEEAGLDDEQAVAETGRRFRDTILAMGGSRHPMDLFKEFRGREPSPEPLLRHSGLL, encoded by the coding sequence ATGGATCAGCAACAGCCCCTGTCAGACAACCCGCTTCTGGTACTGGAAGGCCTTCCCCGCTTCGATCAGATTGAACCCCGGCATATCAAACCTGCCGTCAAAGCCCTGCTGGAACAGTCCGAAGCTGGTCTGCGCAAAATTGAAAAAGACGCGCAACCCACGTGGGAAGGGCTGATGCAGCCATTGGAAGAACTCGATTATCCCTGGGAACGCTCCTGGGGATCGGTGGGGCATCTGCTGGGAGTCAGAAACACTCCCGAGTTACGGGAAGCCTATGAAAGTGTGCTCCCTGAAATCATCGCATTTTCATTGAGCGTCAAACAGAGCAAGCCCATCTACGAAGCCATGAAAGCGATCCGGAACAATGGGTCGTGGGATCAGTTGAATGACGCCCAGAAACGGATTATTGAAAAACGGATCCTCTCTGCAGAACTGGCCGGCATCGGACTCTCCGGAGCAGAGTTGACGCGTTTCAATGAGATCGCCACAGAGCTCTCTCAACTCTCGACCAAATTCTCGAACAATGTGCTCGATGCCACCAAAGCCTATACCCTGCTGATTACTGACAGCAACGATGTGGATGGGTTCCCCGACAGCCTCAAACAACTGGCAGCGCAGTCCTATAACAGCTGGGATGACAAAGACGCCGATACCGAAGCCACACCGGATGCGGGCCCCTGGCGCATCACGCTGGACTTCCCCTGCTTTGGCCCCTTCATGCAGCACTGTCGTAACCGTACCTTAAGAGAACAGGTCTACCGTGCCTTTATCACCCGTGCTTCCGAAGGGGAACATGACAATACTCCGCTGATTCCCCAGATCCTGAAATTACGCCAGGAAAAAGCGAAGCTCCTGGGCTACGCGAATTATGCGGAAGTCAGCCTGGCGGAAAAGATGGCCCCCAGCGTTGAAGCGGTTCTGGAAATGGAAGAACAGTTACGGAGTTCCTCCTGGGATAACGGGCAGCAGGACCTGACAGATCTGCAGGAATACGCGAAAGAACAGGGAGAAACAGAACCCATCATTCAATGGGATTTCGCGTTCTGGTCCGAGCGTCTCCGTGAAAAACGATTCAATTATACCGACGAACAACTGCGGCCCTATTTCTCGCTCGAGAAAGTTCTGGACGGTCTGTTTGATCTGGTACACCGCATCTTTGGAATTACGGTCACACCAGCAGCAGAAGATGTTCCCGTCTGGAATAAGGATGTGCGGTTTTTCCATATCGCGGATGAAGCAGGAAAAACCATCGCCGGCTTCTATCTCGATCCGTATGCCCGCCCGGCTGATAAACGGGGTGGCGCCTGGATGGACGACTGCCTGGGTCGCAAACTGGTCCATGGGGAAGTCCAACTCCCCGTCGCACATCTGGTCTGCAATTCCACGCCTCCCGTAGGCGACAAGCCTTCGCTGATGACCTTCCGGGAAGTTGAAACCCTGTTCCACGAATTTGGTCACGGCCTGCAACACATGCTGACTACCATCGACGAAGCCGATGCCGCCGGCATCAATGGTGTGGAATGGGACGCCGTCGAACTCGCCAGCCAGTTCATGGAAAACTGGTGTTACCACAAACCGACTTTGCTCGGCATGGCGAAACATTACGAAACGGGCGAAACCCTGCCCGATGAACTGTTCGAAAAAATCAAAGCGGCCCGGAATTTCCAGGCAGGCACACTGATGCTGCGACAGATTCAGTTTGGCGTGGTCGACCTGAAACTGCACAGCGAATTTGATCCTGCGGGCGCGGAGTCCGTCTTCGACGTCCAGCGGGAAGTCAGCCAGACGACCTCCGTTCTGCCCATGCTCCCGGAAGACCGCTTCCTCTGTTCCTTCCAGCATATCTTTGCAGGCGGATACGCGGCCGGTTACTTCAGCTACAAGTGGGCGGAGGTGCTGAGTGCAGACGCCTTCAGTGCCTTTGAAGAGGCGGGCCTCGACGACGAACAGGCGGTTGCCGAAACCGGCAGACGCTTCCGGGATACGATCCTGGCGATGGGAGGCAGCCGCCATCCGATGGATCTCTTCAAAGAGTTCCGGGGCCGCGAACCCAGCCCTGAACCATTGTTACGTCATTCCGGACTGTTGTAG
- a CDS encoding DUF7379 domain-containing protein codes for MLQRSAAWTVVILLSVYATVCQAQQLPDNQDLNRLWNHLSEKVPAMKTMGGRQFWGDVQFYQGWKIQHNVISKHYRLLDPADQRHASGTLEECQQRLEEIKQEKQLPPMQGRAVILIHGIIRSSKSFDKLKQACQKSGWMPVPFDYPSTQLTIPENALYLGRVIQSLEGVEEIDLVVHSMGGLVVRSWLDQQEEADPRIRRMVMLGVPNRGADMADRFRSNLLFKVVFGPAGQQLVTEENSDFIAKLPTPPFPFGVIAGGRNTLKGFNPLIRGDDDGTVSVSSTRLPGAADFILLPVMHSFMMYDSRSISHTLRFLKTGKFRESGETQPIPAVEAAAVP; via the coding sequence ATGTTACAGCGATCAGCAGCCTGGACAGTCGTAATATTACTTTCGGTTTATGCGACCGTCTGTCAGGCGCAGCAACTGCCCGACAATCAGGATCTGAATCGACTCTGGAATCACCTTTCTGAGAAAGTACCGGCAATGAAAACGATGGGGGGACGGCAATTCTGGGGTGATGTACAGTTTTATCAGGGTTGGAAAATCCAACATAACGTGATCAGCAAGCATTATCGGCTGCTCGATCCCGCCGACCAGCGGCATGCCAGTGGGACCCTCGAAGAGTGCCAGCAGCGGCTGGAAGAAATTAAGCAGGAAAAACAACTGCCACCAATGCAGGGCCGGGCGGTGATCCTGATCCACGGCATTATTCGCTCTTCCAAATCCTTTGACAAACTGAAGCAGGCCTGCCAGAAGTCAGGCTGGATGCCCGTCCCCTTTGACTATCCCAGCACCCAGCTGACGATTCCGGAAAATGCACTATACCTGGGTCGGGTCATTCAGTCGCTGGAAGGCGTCGAAGAGATCGACCTGGTGGTCCACAGCATGGGCGGGCTGGTCGTGCGATCCTGGCTGGATCAGCAGGAAGAAGCGGATCCCCGTATCAGGAGGATGGTGATGCTGGGTGTCCCCAACCGGGGGGCCGACATGGCCGATCGCTTCCGTTCCAATCTGCTGTTCAAAGTCGTATTCGGGCCAGCGGGTCAGCAGCTGGTGACCGAGGAAAACAGTGATTTTATTGCCAAACTGCCGACGCCCCCGTTCCCATTTGGTGTGATTGCCGGCGGTCGAAATACTCTGAAAGGCTTCAATCCACTGATCCGTGGCGATGATGACGGAACCGTCAGCGTCAGCAGCACGCGGCTGCCAGGGGCCGCCGACTTTATCCTGCTGCCGGTGATGCATTCTTTCATGATGTATGACTCGCGCTCCATTTCACACACGCTCCGGTTCCTGAAAACCGGCAAATTCCGGGAATCTGGTGAAACGCAGCCAATTCCCGCCGTCGAAGCTGCTGCGGTCCCTTAG
- a CDS encoding lysylphosphatidylglycerol synthase transmembrane domain-containing protein: protein MSSETPPAPESRSLSRNIWKGIKWALLVLVLYFVWQQGAKLYREQGEALSGMEINSLWLLLSGICYILAWLPSVWFWRQLLLSSGEPVSIGPVARAYYCGHLGKYIPGKVTVLLIRATLLKDFGVRVSVAALTAAYETLAVMGVGLVVFLSLIPVVLNAEQIQQWPAWVQSVQARPWLVPGLFLIAVFVSLPLLSRLLNLFAKKFTKSEVDESEAGPPAAFSLKLLYLGVLMFLASWILHGLCLGMTLASINGTGLQWQEWPRWTAAVSAAYALGFLAIFAPAGLGVREGLISMILAGSALIGPVNAVVAALLIRIVSFASEILAAFVLYYSFGKSAQDQDDSVQADADSQSIDSQ from the coding sequence ATGTCTTCAGAAACACCACCCGCACCTGAATCCCGTTCCCTGTCGCGGAATATCTGGAAAGGGATCAAATGGGCCCTGCTGGTGCTGGTCCTGTATTTTGTCTGGCAGCAGGGAGCGAAACTCTATCGGGAGCAGGGAGAGGCACTCTCCGGAATGGAAATCAATTCGCTCTGGTTGCTGCTTTCCGGTATTTGCTACATCCTGGCCTGGTTGCCTTCGGTCTGGTTCTGGCGACAGTTACTGCTCAGTTCCGGAGAACCGGTCAGCATCGGACCGGTAGCACGCGCTTATTATTGTGGTCATCTGGGAAAGTACATTCCGGGAAAAGTGACGGTGCTGCTGATCCGGGCGACCCTGCTCAAAGACTTCGGAGTTCGTGTATCGGTCGCGGCACTCACAGCCGCTTATGAAACTCTGGCCGTGATGGGCGTAGGTCTGGTCGTGTTTCTCTCTCTAATCCCGGTTGTACTGAATGCAGAGCAGATTCAGCAGTGGCCCGCCTGGGTGCAGTCCGTGCAGGCCCGTCCCTGGCTGGTGCCCGGTCTGTTTCTGATAGCGGTGTTTGTCTCGCTGCCTTTGTTGTCGCGTTTGTTAAACCTGTTCGCGAAAAAGTTCACGAAGTCGGAAGTCGATGAGTCCGAGGCAGGGCCTCCGGCGGCTTTTTCCTTGAAGTTGCTCTATCTGGGTGTCCTGATGTTTCTGGCCAGCTGGATTCTGCATGGGCTCTGTCTGGGCATGACGCTCGCTTCGATTAACGGGACCGGCCTGCAATGGCAGGAGTGGCCCCGCTGGACCGCTGCGGTCTCGGCAGCGTATGCACTGGGATTTCTGGCGATTTTCGCTCCCGCGGGACTGGGCGTGCGGGAAGGGCTGATCAGTATGATCCTGGCTGGATCTGCACTGATTGGCCCCGTCAATGCGGTCGTAGCCGCCTTACTGATCCGGATCGTCTCATTTGCTAGTGAAATTCTGGCCGCTTTTGTTTTATACTACAGTTTTGGGAAATCGGCTCAGGACCAGGATGACTCTGTTCAGGCTGACGCTGATTCCCAGTCCATCGATTCACAGTGA